Proteins encoded in a region of the Micropterus dolomieu isolate WLL.071019.BEF.003 ecotype Adirondacks linkage group LG07, ASM2129224v1, whole genome shotgun sequence genome:
- the LOC123974000 gene encoding olfactory receptor 4Q2-like: MIDNETVITMFTLSGLNGTANYRVALFALTLLSYSVIWLLNLTIIVTIIVNKNLHEPMYIFLCNLCINGLYGTSGFYPKFLNDLLSTTHVISYAGCLLQGFVLHSSVCADFSLLALMAYDRYVAICRPLVYHSMMSKQRVCVFVFFAWFIPHYLLFMSTVTTSTSRLCGSHIPKIYCVNYLIGKLACTVSITNNVIPAFNYIFYTGHLIFIFWSYVYLISTCLTSKENRTKFMQTCLPHLFCLLTLGVCVLFDLLYVRFGSETLPQSAQNFMAIEFIFFPPIINPLIYGFKLTQIRNRIIQFWCGKRL; encoded by the coding sequence ATGATTGATAATGAAACAGTAATAACTATGTTTACTCTGTCAGGGTTAAATGGCACAGCAAACTACAGAGTTGCTCTCTTTGCTCTCACTTTATTGTCTTACAGTGTGATTTGGCTGTTAAATTTGACCATTATTGTGACAATCATTGTGAACAAAAACCTTCATGAACCCATGTACATCTTCCTCTGTAATCTGTGCATCAATGGACTTTATGGGACATCAGGCTTTTACCCCAAATTCCTCAATGATCTTCTATCTACCACTCATGTCATCTCTTATGCTGGATGCCTTCTGCAGGGTTTTGTGTTGCACTCTTCAGTTTGTGCTGATTTCTCTCTTCTAGCTCTTATGGCCTATGACAGATATGTGGCTATATGTCGACCTCTGGTTTACCACTCTATGATGTCTAAACAaagagtttgtgtgtttgtgttttttgcttgGTTTATACCCCATTACTTGCTGTTCATGAGCACAGTAACAACATCTACATCAAGGTTATGCGGCTCACACATCCCAAAGATCTACtgtgttaattatttaattGGGAAACTAGCTTGTACTGTCTCCATAACAAACAATGTCATTCCAgcttttaattatattttttatacaggccatttaatttttattttttggtcttATGTATATTTGATCTCAACATGCCTAACATCCAAAGAGAACAGGACAAAGTTTATGCAAACATGTCTTCCACATTTGTTCTGTTTACTTactttaggtgtgtgtgttctttttgATTTGTTGTACGTGCGATTTGGCTCAGAAACATTACCACAAAGTGCCCAGAATTTCATGGCaatagaatttatttttttccctccaatTATCAATCCCCTCATATATGGTTTCAAACTCACACAAATAAGAAATAGAATTATACAGTTTTGGTGTGGTAAACGTCTCTAG